CCAGCCGGGCGCGACGAGGTTGACGGTGATCCCGTGCGGGCCGAGCTCGCGGGCCCACGTCCGGGTCAGGCCCAGCTGCGCACCCTTGGCCGACGAGTACGCCGACAGGCCGGGTTCGGCCCGCTCGAAGAGGTCGGATCCGATGTTGATGATCCGGCCCCGGCCGCGTGCCTTCATGCCCGGGAGAACCGCCTGCACCAGCAGGGTCGGGCTCTTCACGAAGAACTCCAGCTGGTCGAGAAGGTCCCGCCAGGTGAGGTCCTCGACAGCGATGGCCGGCTGCGGGCCGGTGGCGTTGACGACCAGCACGTCGACGGCGCCGTA
This DNA window, taken from Mycobacteriales bacterium, encodes the following:
- a CDS encoding SDR family oxidoreductase, which produces YGAVDVLVVNATGPQPAIAVEDLTWRDLLDQLEFFVKSPTLLVQAVLPGMKARGRGRIINIGSDLFERAEPGLSAYSSAKGAQLGLTRTWARELGPHGITVNLVAPGWIPVERHSAATAEELQAYADEVPLGYLGSPADVAAAVVYLASDGAGFVTGERLAVNGGHVIA